In one window of Micromonospora cathayae DNA:
- a CDS encoding ABC transporter ATP-binding protein, which produces MIRLSGVSRTFTGRSGQVEALRDINLEVAEGEFLAVLGRSGCGKSTLLRLIAGLLPTTGGQIEVDGTPVTRPRQNIAMLFQRPALLPWRTVLDNVLLPVEIFGWSRARHRERARDLLDMAGLAGFEKRLPHELSGGMQQRVSLCRSLIAEPRVLLMDEPFSALDALTREELSGELQRVHMENAATVVFVTHSIDEAVLLADRVVVLSPRPGRIRSIVDVDIPRPRSLGRNAHLADVARVSADLHELLMEREPEPAGPKGR; this is translated from the coding sequence ATGATACGACTGTCGGGGGTGTCCCGCACCTTCACCGGCCGCTCCGGCCAGGTCGAGGCCCTGCGCGACATCAACCTCGAGGTCGCCGAGGGTGAGTTCCTCGCGGTACTGGGCCGCTCCGGTTGCGGTAAGTCCACCCTGCTCCGACTGATCGCCGGGCTGCTGCCGACCACCGGCGGGCAGATCGAGGTGGACGGTACCCCCGTCACCCGGCCCCGGCAGAACATCGCCATGCTCTTCCAGCGGCCGGCGCTGCTGCCCTGGCGCACCGTGCTGGACAACGTCCTGCTCCCGGTGGAGATCTTCGGCTGGAGCCGGGCCCGGCACCGGGAACGCGCCCGGGACCTGCTCGACATGGCCGGGCTGGCCGGCTTCGAGAAGCGGCTGCCGCACGAACTCTCCGGCGGCATGCAGCAGCGGGTCTCGCTCTGCCGGTCGCTGATCGCCGAGCCCCGGGTGTTGCTGATGGACGAGCCGTTCTCCGCCCTGGACGCGCTCACCCGCGAGGAACTGTCCGGCGAGTTGCAGCGGGTCCACATGGAGAACGCGGCCACCGTCGTGTTCGTCACCCACTCCATCGACGAGGCGGTGCTGCTGGCCGACCGGGTGGTCGTGCTCAGCCCACGGCCCGGCCGGATCCGCAGCATCGTCGACGTGGACATTCCCCGGCCGCGCAGCCTGGGCCGCAACGCGCACCTGGCCGACGTCGCCCGGGTCAGCGCCGACCTGCACGAACTGCTGATGGAACGCGAGCCGGAGCCGGCCGGCCCGAAGGGACGATGA